In a genomic window of Vibrio gigantis:
- a CDS encoding ABC transporter permease, with amino-acid sequence MGKLTQRMSTFLLPTSVRLAWLNLLRNGRRSLLSVLIIAIAVFALTSAGGYGLYTYESLRESTARDTGHLTLSTPGYFEQDEDMPLSNGLDNVQALTKSIIGDSDVRGVQPRVYFSGLVSNGSKSTIFMGTGVNEREFDMKGPFLDVRSGQTLSDVKSPRYDSQEPQVMLGTDLARNLKVAVGDWVTLLATTSDGALNAFDFKVQGIYSTGVPELDKRQLYVHITTAQELLASDKVSTLSVFLFETNKTSTVQQRIRMALDKQDAQQGSEIEITPWQDRAFFYTKVKDLYDRIFGIMGAVMALVVFVSLFNTMTMSVTERTREIGTLSALGSYPSEIVAGFLKEAGLLAVIGSAIGALVSGLVSVLLLVVDIQMPPPPGRTEGYPLNIYFSLELVGYATLGVLTICLLAAYFSARKGVNKPITEALVYV; translated from the coding sequence ATGGGCAAGTTAACACAAAGAATGAGCACGTTTTTACTTCCAACTTCGGTGCGTTTGGCGTGGCTTAATCTATTAAGAAATGGTCGCCGCAGTCTGCTTTCTGTATTGATCATCGCCATTGCCGTATTTGCGTTGACGTCGGCAGGAGGCTATGGGCTTTACACCTACGAATCCTTGAGAGAATCGACCGCGCGCGATACTGGCCACCTTACCTTGAGCACGCCGGGTTATTTTGAGCAAGATGAAGACATGCCGCTGAGCAATGGTCTGGATAACGTTCAAGCGCTAACCAAGAGCATTATTGGCGACAGCGACGTGCGTGGTGTTCAGCCAAGAGTCTACTTCAGCGGTTTGGTTTCTAACGGCAGTAAGTCGACCATCTTCATGGGAACGGGCGTTAATGAGCGCGAGTTCGACATGAAAGGGCCGTTCCTTGATGTGCGCAGCGGTCAAACCCTCTCGGATGTGAAATCACCAAGATACGACAGCCAAGAGCCACAAGTGATGCTCGGAACCGACCTTGCTCGTAACCTCAAAGTGGCCGTTGGTGATTGGGTCACATTGCTTGCGACGACCAGTGATGGCGCATTGAATGCCTTTGATTTTAAGGTGCAGGGCATTTACTCGACTGGCGTGCCTGAGTTGGATAAGCGTCAGTTGTACGTACACATCACGACAGCTCAAGAGCTTTTAGCTTCAGACAAAGTTAGTACCTTGTCGGTATTCCTTTTTGAAACCAACAAGACATCGACGGTTCAACAACGTATTCGAATGGCTTTGGACAAGCAAGATGCTCAACAAGGTTCTGAAATAGAGATCACCCCATGGCAAGATCGCGCGTTTTTCTACACCAAGGTTAAAGATCTTTATGACCGGATCTTCGGCATTATGGGCGCGGTGATGGCATTGGTAGTGTTCGTGTCGCTGTTTAACACCATGACCATGTCGGTGACGGAGCGCACTCGTGAAATTGGCACCTTGTCGGCTCTTGGTAGTTACCCTTCTGAAATCGTCGCAGGCTTCTTAAAAGAGGCGGGATTACTGGCGGTAATTGGCAGTGCGATAGGCGCACTAGTGAGCGGTTTAGTGTCGGTGTTGTTACTGGTAGTCGATATACAAATGCCACCACCTCCGGGTCGAACCGAAGGTTACCCACTCAACATTTACTTCTCATTAGAATTGGTTGGTTACGCGACGTTAGGTGTGCTGACGATATGTTTGCTGGCTGCTTATTTCTCTGCTCGTAAAGGCGTGAATAAGCCAATCACGGAGGCGCTGGTTTATGTGTAA
- a CDS encoding ABC transporter ATP-binding protein has protein sequence MIEFKGIGKAYVTGGQRVDALSGVDGHIQRGEMVALCGPSGSGKSTLLNILGLLDMDYQGEINIDGKAYPTEQIAAARFRRGSLGFVFQRFNLVPVMTALENVAYPLMLNQCSKQEQQTRAQEMLERVGLGDYVHHRPDNLSGGQQQRVAIARALIHNPSLVIADEPTASLDSHTANLVIDIMKELGHEMGTTFIVATHDPRMAQRCDRVIELIDGQLAPQITATEAISWAS, from the coding sequence ATGATTGAATTTAAAGGTATCGGCAAAGCGTATGTGACTGGCGGTCAACGTGTTGATGCATTAAGCGGGGTCGATGGACACATCCAACGCGGTGAAATGGTGGCGTTGTGTGGCCCTTCTGGGTCAGGGAAAAGCACGCTGTTGAACATTCTTGGTTTGTTGGATATGGACTATCAAGGCGAGATAAACATTGATGGTAAAGCGTATCCGACTGAGCAAATTGCCGCTGCGCGTTTTCGTCGCGGGTCACTGGGTTTTGTATTTCAGCGCTTCAATCTGGTTCCTGTAATGACTGCGCTTGAAAACGTCGCTTATCCATTGATGTTGAACCAATGTTCGAAACAAGAACAGCAGACCAGAGCGCAAGAGATGTTAGAGCGTGTTGGGCTAGGAGATTACGTTCATCACCGCCCAGACAACCTTTCAGGCGGTCAGCAACAACGTGTCGCGATAGCCAGAGCACTGATCCACAACCCAAGCTTAGTGATTGCCGATGAGCCGACCGCGAGCTTAGACAGTCATACCGCAAACCTTGTGATCGACATTATGAAAGAGCTTGGCCACGAAATGGGCACTACCTTTATTGTCGCAACGCACGACCCAAGAATGGCGCAGCGCTGCGACCGAGTGATTGAACTTATCGACGGCCAACTGGCACCACAAATCACAGCAACGGAGGCGATCTCATGGGCAAGTTAA
- a CDS encoding DUF1254 domain-containing protein — MKTLFPLTAVALFSTSVIAAPTIVTEDNFAQAYTNMRLGAVVEKAGGINTFFEMPVPSSVPEEQFVVRMNRDTFYSVSVIDMSNDDVYVTVPETDQYVSLQVVDENHETQPMIYGSGRHKISAKTDHAFVIVRALEDDARRNLKIETGSEKPFEVKEWDMASFKATDKAGNIDFSDGYDQSKAFGNKESGQTDYMNYVGAAGGWGGAMVEDNIYQTSQYFDANACYETTFKDPKAGSFWSATVYNADGRMFNDKANISSEMAPVMNSDGTYTLRFGCEGQPNNIPTMDGNNTGKFNVLMRHYNPSEPVSKGEKGYNPATMIKKVG; from the coding sequence ATGAAAACACTATTTCCCCTTACTGCTGTCGCTTTATTCTCAACCAGCGTTATTGCAGCGCCAACTATTGTCACGGAAGATAATTTTGCTCAGGCATACACGAATATGCGTCTTGGCGCGGTGGTAGAGAAAGCGGGTGGTATCAATACATTCTTTGAGATGCCAGTACCGAGCAGCGTTCCAGAAGAGCAGTTCGTTGTGCGAATGAATCGAGACACCTTTTACTCTGTTTCTGTCATCGATATGTCGAACGATGATGTCTATGTGACAGTTCCAGAAACTGACCAATATGTGTCACTGCAAGTCGTTGATGAAAACCACGAGACACAACCAATGATCTACGGTTCAGGTCGCCATAAAATCAGTGCAAAAACCGACCACGCATTTGTGATTGTCCGTGCGCTTGAAGATGATGCTCGCCGTAACCTGAAAATTGAAACAGGCAGTGAAAAACCGTTTGAAGTAAAAGAGTGGGACATGGCGTCATTTAAGGCTACGGATAAAGCGGGCAACATCGACTTCAGTGACGGATATGACCAATCAAAGGCGTTTGGTAACAAAGAAAGCGGCCAAACTGATTATATGAATTACGTTGGTGCAGCTGGCGGTTGGGGTGGTGCAATGGTCGAAGACAACATCTACCAAACCAGCCAGTATTTCGATGCGAATGCATGTTATGAGACGACTTTCAAAGATCCGAAGGCAGGGTCATTTTGGTCTGCAACCGTATATAACGCAGATGGGCGCATGTTTAATGATAAAGCCAATATTTCGAGTGAAATGGCACCCGTAATGAACAGCGATGGAACTTACACTCTCCGTTTTGGATGTGAAGGTCAGCCAAACAACATTCCAACTATGGACGGTAATAACACGGGTAAATTTAATGTGCTTATGCGCCATTACAACCCTAGCGAACCAGTTAGCAAAGGCGAGAAAGGTTACAACCCAGCGACGATGATTAAGAAAGTCGGTTAA
- a CDS encoding LysR family transcriptional regulator translates to MESVDLNLLRTFVLLCQSNSLKRAGMKLGISESAVSKQMTKLREQLGHPLFERTTEGLRPTHYSKSILPNIEQALSLMHSATSPITFNPSTYEGPITLAFFAYTLEFSGVSLFRELSKTFPKAQIELKTWTSDTEQKLEDGDITLGVHFLNEDRSTNVFQKRIMADQLVIAVSKSLGRLTWEEALQLPFIKIRSQGWNEERYRYLEMLRSSGIDPHISITVDNFSVARQILEQGDHACVLSDSWKDASLNTIEPPKELRIDLNLVSCMRLVDRQSPLNLTVHDVIKRVMLQSI, encoded by the coding sequence ATGGAAAGCGTAGACTTGAACTTGTTGCGTACTTTTGTATTGCTGTGTCAGTCGAATAGCCTAAAAAGGGCTGGGATGAAGCTGGGGATCTCAGAGAGCGCAGTCAGCAAGCAAATGACCAAGCTAAGAGAACAATTAGGACACCCACTTTTCGAACGCACCACGGAAGGGTTGAGACCAACGCATTACAGCAAATCTATTTTGCCCAACATTGAGCAAGCTCTGTCGTTAATGCACTCCGCTACCTCACCAATAACATTCAATCCATCTACCTATGAAGGGCCTATCACCCTTGCTTTCTTCGCCTACACACTAGAGTTCTCAGGCGTTAGTTTGTTTAGGGAGCTCTCGAAAACATTTCCCAAAGCACAAATTGAGCTGAAAACTTGGACATCAGATACAGAGCAAAAACTAGAAGACGGTGATATCACCTTAGGTGTGCACTTTCTAAACGAAGACCGCAGTACCAATGTCTTTCAGAAACGCATCATGGCCGACCAACTGGTGATCGCCGTATCAAAGTCATTGGGGCGACTAACATGGGAAGAAGCGTTGCAGCTGCCTTTTATCAAGATCCGAAGCCAAGGTTGGAATGAAGAACGTTACCGATATTTAGAAATGTTGAGAAGTAGCGGTATTGATCCCCATATCAGTATCACGGTGGACAATTTTTCAGTTGCGAGGCAAATCCTAGAGCAGGGTGATCACGCCTGCGTATTAAGCGACAGTTGGAAGGACGCTTCACTTAACACCATCGAGCCTCCCAAAGAGCTTAGAATTGATCTAAATCTTGTCTCCTGCATGCGCCTTGTCGATCGTCAAAGCCCTCTAAACCTTACAGTTCATGACGTGATTAAAAGGGTCATGCTTCAATCTATATAG
- a CDS encoding NAD(P)-dependent oxidoreductase, producing the protein MKVSFIGLGVMGFPMAGHLVKAGFEVTVFNRTHSKALDWADKHQGKAAETVAECVAEADVVLVCVGNDDDVRSMTTSETGALAAMKPNAILVDHTTTSAILSEELEVAAKEAGVRFMDAPVSGGQAGAENGVLTIMCGGEQELFNDLQPVFEAYGKSSVLMGKVGQGQRAKMVNQICIAGVLNGLSEGLVLAEKSGLDIPTLVDCLKNGAAGSWQMENRATTMAQDKFDFGFAIDWMIKDLGFCLDEAERQGIQLPLTEKTNNAYKALSAEGQGRMDTSVLMKAVVEETKK; encoded by the coding sequence ATGAAAGTAAGTTTTATCGGGTTAGGCGTTATGGGTTTCCCAATGGCCGGCCACCTAGTCAAAGCCGGTTTTGAAGTAACGGTATTCAACCGTACTCACAGCAAAGCATTAGACTGGGCTGATAAACACCAAGGTAAAGCCGCAGAAACTGTGGCTGAGTGTGTCGCTGAAGCTGATGTAGTATTGGTTTGTGTTGGCAACGACGACGACGTGCGCAGCATGACGACTAGCGAAACAGGCGCATTGGCCGCTATGAAGCCAAACGCGATTCTTGTCGACCACACAACAACGTCTGCAATCCTGTCTGAAGAGCTGGAAGTGGCTGCAAAGGAAGCAGGTGTTCGCTTTATGGATGCACCAGTGTCTGGTGGTCAAGCGGGCGCAGAAAACGGCGTACTAACTATCATGTGTGGTGGTGAGCAAGAGCTATTTAACGACCTTCAACCTGTATTTGAAGCTTACGGCAAGTCGTCAGTTCTAATGGGTAAAGTCGGCCAAGGCCAACGTGCGAAAATGGTTAACCAGATCTGCATCGCGGGCGTATTGAATGGCCTTTCTGAAGGTTTGGTACTTGCTGAAAAATCAGGTTTGGATATCCCAACTCTGGTTGATTGTCTTAAAAACGGCGCAGCTGGCTCATGGCAGATGGAAAACCGTGCTACCACAATGGCGCAAGACAAGTTTGATTTCGGCTTTGCAATTGATTGGATGATCAAAGACTTAGGCTTCTGTTTAGATGAAGCTGAGCGCCAAGGAATCCAACTTCCACTGACTGAAAAAACCAACAACGCATACAAGGCTCTGTCTGCTGAAGGACAAGGCCGCATGGATACATCAGTATTGATGAAAGCGGTAGTTGAAGAGACTAAAAAATAG
- a CDS encoding LysR family transcriptional regulator, whose protein sequence is MNSIFGNIDDLFLFCAVVEEGSLLSASKRLQLPVSTMSRRLTALEERLNIRLLEKKGRELVATKDGEAAFAALSSGMESIHHGFNSLLEERDAIQGKIKLAVPHNFYSGFLRSTVEQFLTQYPNVQLDLTLSQQQLIPQTDRDLLITFKISDMEGMIARPLFKAKHGFFASREYLDSREIIKNPDDLELQDWINVDDVFDIPLYKSDRLEQMITIKPKFIVNDIHAVAAAAQKGLGLASLPFRHVSPEMNLVQVLPEYHRGDRQAYLVYKERKYQPKALTLLIDALIESVRSFHSDDLVK, encoded by the coding sequence ATGAATTCCATATTTGGAAACATTGATGATTTGTTCTTATTCTGTGCAGTGGTTGAAGAGGGTTCTTTGTTATCGGCCTCGAAACGGCTGCAATTGCCTGTGTCGACAATGTCGCGTCGGTTAACCGCATTGGAAGAGCGCCTGAATATCCGACTTTTGGAAAAGAAAGGTCGTGAACTGGTGGCCACCAAAGACGGTGAGGCAGCCTTTGCTGCGCTGAGTAGCGGCATGGAGTCGATTCATCACGGCTTTAATAGCTTGCTTGAAGAGCGTGATGCTATCCAAGGCAAGATAAAGCTCGCAGTGCCTCATAACTTCTATAGTGGCTTTCTACGGTCGACGGTAGAACAATTCCTCACTCAATATCCGAACGTTCAGCTCGACCTTACCTTGAGCCAACAGCAGCTCATTCCGCAGACCGATCGTGATTTACTGATCACGTTTAAGATCTCGGACATGGAAGGCATGATTGCTCGGCCACTTTTTAAAGCTAAACATGGGTTTTTCGCGAGTCGAGAATACTTAGATTCACGTGAGATAATTAAAAATCCGGACGATTTAGAGCTTCAAGACTGGATTAACGTCGATGATGTGTTTGATATACCGCTCTACAAATCTGACCGCTTAGAGCAGATGATCACGATAAAACCCAAGTTCATCGTTAACGATATTCATGCAGTGGCGGCCGCGGCGCAAAAAGGCTTGGGGCTTGCCTCATTGCCTTTTCGTCATGTATCCCCTGAGATGAATCTAGTTCAAGTGCTCCCTGAGTATCATCGGGGTGATCGCCAAGCGTATTTAGTGTACAAAGAAAGAAAATATCAGCCAAAGGCTTTGACCCTGCTTATTGATGCATTGATTGAGAGTGTTCGATCTTTTCATAGCGATGACTTGGTCAAATAA
- a CDS encoding DUF2798 domain-containing protein: MNNKQFWVTAILSSLTMAAIMSGLISGYKMGFSPEWPPIWMQSFFIAWPCAITLNLTLLPLIRKLSAWICRPRTLCEPEITEQ, encoded by the coding sequence ATGAACAACAAACAATTTTGGGTAACCGCGATTTTATCCTCTCTGACCATGGCAGCAATCATGTCTGGGTTAATTTCTGGCTACAAAATGGGCTTCAGCCCCGAGTGGCCACCCATCTGGATGCAGAGCTTCTTCATTGCTTGGCCATGTGCAATCACCCTTAACCTCACCTTGCTTCCTTTGATCAGAAAACTCTCAGCATGGATTTGTCGCCCGAGAACGCTTTGCGAACCTGAGATCACGGAACAATGA
- a CDS encoding YebC/PmpR family DNA-binding transcriptional regulator: MGRSFEVRKASMAKTAGAKIKVYSKYGKEIYVLAKNGSSDPDMNLPLKHLIAKAKKDQVPAHVIEKAIDKANGGGGEDFQPARYEGFGPGGTSVIVDCLTDNGNRTFQDVRQCFVKTGAKIGVEGTVSHMFAHQAVFQFKGEDDEIILETLMMEDVDVTDVELEDGVITVFAPTTEFFKTKTALNTAFPELTLDVEEITFVPQTTTPVAEEDSEKFQKFLDMLDDCDDVQQVYHNAEL, from the coding sequence ATGGGAAGAAGTTTTGAAGTGCGCAAGGCCTCAATGGCGAAAACTGCAGGCGCAAAAATTAAAGTTTATTCTAAATACGGTAAAGAGATTTACGTACTGGCTAAGAACGGCAGCTCTGACCCAGACATGAACCTACCTCTTAAGCACCTGATTGCTAAAGCGAAGAAAGACCAAGTACCAGCACACGTTATCGAAAAAGCGATCGATAAAGCGAATGGCGGCGGTGGTGAAGACTTCCAACCAGCTCGTTACGAAGGTTTTGGCCCAGGTGGTACAAGTGTAATCGTTGACTGTCTAACTGATAACGGCAACCGTACTTTCCAAGACGTTCGTCAATGTTTCGTTAAGACTGGCGCGAAAATCGGTGTTGAGGGTACTGTTTCTCACATGTTCGCTCACCAAGCTGTATTCCAGTTCAAAGGCGAAGATGACGAGATCATCCTAGAAACGCTGATGATGGAAGACGTAGACGTGACAGACGTTGAGCTAGAAGACGGTGTAATCACTGTATTCGCTCCAACGACTGAGTTCTTCAAAACGAAGACTGCACTAAACACTGCGTTCCCAGAGCTAACTCTAGACGTTGAGGAAATCACTTTCGTTCCTCAAACAACTACACCAGTAGCTGAAGAAGATTCTGAGAAGTTCCAGAAGTTCTTAGACATGCTTGACGACTGTGATGATGTTCAGCAGGTTTACCATAACGCTGAGCTGTAA
- a CDS encoding DUF3283 family protein has translation MSINLSLLPPSEKNKIELDKQASFLVWKLKQAKCGPEAIVEEAMKLGDPDEKVWFEQSVEKYKRVMGVA, from the coding sequence ATGTCTATCAACCTTTCACTCCTTCCACCCAGCGAGAAAAATAAAATCGAACTGGATAAGCAAGCATCGTTTCTTGTATGGAAACTGAAGCAAGCGAAATGTGGCCCTGAAGCCATTGTTGAAGAAGCAATGAAGCTAGGTGACCCAGATGAAAAGGTGTGGTTTGAACAGTCTGTAGAAAAATACAAACGGGTAATGGGTGTCGCATAA
- a CDS encoding 4a-hydroxytetrahydrobiopterin dehydratase, whose product MLNEQKCEACSIDAIALSKDEQHSLLLELSDWQIIERDGIPQLEKVFKFKNYKQAWAFSNKVSELAEEEFHHPSILLEWGKVTVTWWSHSIKGLHKNDFICASRCDVLAVSE is encoded by the coding sequence ATGTTGAATGAACAAAAATGCGAAGCCTGCAGTATTGACGCGATTGCTTTAAGTAAAGATGAGCAACACTCATTACTTTTGGAGTTGTCTGATTGGCAGATCATCGAAAGAGACGGCATCCCGCAGCTTGAGAAGGTGTTTAAGTTTAAGAACTACAAACAAGCGTGGGCATTCAGCAATAAAGTGTCAGAACTGGCAGAAGAAGAATTCCATCACCCTTCGATCTTATTGGAGTGGGGCAAAGTCACCGTCACTTGGTGGAGTCACTCAATTAAAGGTCTACACAAGAATGATTTCATCTGCGCCTCACGCTGTGATGTGTTAGCGGTGAGTGAATAG
- the phhA gene encoding phenylalanine 4-monooxygenase has product MTQYHSKPVSQEGWVEWSLEEDAIWHDLVKRQLDVISDRACDAYLHGLTLLDLPLARVPQLPEINKVLMETTGWQVQPVPALIDFDRFFDLLANKKFPVATFLRTRDEFDYLQEPDFFHEIFGHCAMLTNSDFAAFTEHYGKLGQAATSKQRAYLARLYWFTVEFGLVKEGQQLKIYGGGILSSPAETMYALGGDLAVRERFDLQTVLRTPYRIDIMQPKYYVIDELSELFEISQENLLQQADLAIEAGLLPPLFEPKEPTHVE; this is encoded by the coding sequence ATGACTCAATATCATTCTAAGCCCGTGAGCCAAGAGGGATGGGTTGAGTGGAGCCTCGAAGAAGATGCCATTTGGCACGACTTGGTGAAAAGGCAACTGGACGTCATTAGTGACCGCGCTTGTGATGCCTATTTGCACGGTCTGACCCTGCTGGATCTGCCATTAGCCAGAGTTCCGCAGCTTCCAGAGATAAACAAAGTGCTAATGGAAACAACAGGTTGGCAGGTACAGCCTGTTCCAGCGTTAATCGATTTCGACCGTTTCTTCGATTTGCTCGCCAATAAGAAATTCCCAGTTGCGACATTTTTGAGAACTCGAGACGAGTTCGATTACTTACAAGAGCCTGATTTCTTTCATGAAATTTTCGGCCACTGTGCCATGCTCACTAATTCTGATTTCGCAGCATTCACTGAGCATTATGGAAAACTAGGCCAAGCGGCGACATCCAAACAGCGCGCTTATCTTGCCCGTTTGTATTGGTTTACGGTCGAGTTCGGTTTAGTAAAAGAAGGCCAACAACTGAAAATCTATGGCGGTGGCATTCTTTCGTCTCCAGCGGAAACTATGTATGCGTTGGGAGGGGATTTGGCCGTTCGCGAGCGGTTTGATCTGCAAACGGTTTTAAGAACGCCTTATCGCATCGACATTATGCAGCCGAAATACTATGTGATCGATGAGCTGTCTGAGCTATTTGAAATCAGTCAGGAAAATCTATTACAGCAAGCAGATCTCGCGATTGAAGCGGGGTTACTACCACCACTTTTTGAACCCAAGGAACCCACACATGTTGAATGA
- a CDS encoding acetoacetate--CoA ligase codes for MHESNKPIWQPSEQRIANANLTQFMNSLDQQGVLGRELQNYTDLHQWSVEHPESFWQNAWQFCGMVGAQGDDTKIQGESRWQQLKSNRDAVWFSNAQVNYAENLLRLAQTMPDERAIWFENERGEQQSYTWKTLCEAVSSVQQWLVDSGVGQGDVVAAYTPYLPQTVIAMLATTSLGAIWTSTSPDFGVESVIERFGQVKPKVLFTCDGYTFNGKTFDMTDKNSEIIEHLNALKQVCQIGYLKPTRDLEKNDFENDVSTQSWHSIINHYQPKPVQFVRVGFNEPLFVLYSSGTTGKPKCIVHSVGGTTINHLKEHQLHCDVKPNDRVFYYTTCGWMMWNWHVSALASGACLVIFDGSPVYPQPNVLWDLAQRTDVSLFGTSAKYLEAIEKSELSPTESHSLPHLRTLCSTGSVLYPEQFDYVYKHIKQDLHLASISGGTDICGCFVLGNPISPVYRGECQQAGLGVDIKVFNSTGYKVNHERGELVCTNSLPNFPVGFWNDTGERYHSTYWDRFDNVWHHGDEVAQSVHGGYLFYGRGDTTLNPGGVRIGTAEIYQQVNTIEGIIDSIAVGKDVDRNEQIWLFVQLQQGIALDDQLVTTIKNKLKSSCSPRHVPSQIFTISDVPKTRSGKLVELAVKQIVNGKPVENLGAIANAEVLEEIKRVVSL; via the coding sequence ATGCACGAAAGCAATAAGCCCATTTGGCAGCCTAGCGAGCAGCGCATCGCAAACGCCAACTTAACCCAATTCATGAATAGCCTTGATCAGCAGGGCGTACTCGGGCGGGAATTACAAAACTACACGGATCTCCATCAATGGTCTGTAGAACATCCAGAGTCGTTTTGGCAGAACGCATGGCAGTTTTGTGGAATGGTCGGGGCGCAAGGAGATGACACCAAAATTCAAGGTGAGAGCCGTTGGCAGCAGCTGAAATCAAATCGTGATGCGGTTTGGTTTTCGAATGCGCAAGTAAACTATGCCGAGAACTTGCTGCGCTTGGCGCAAACCATGCCTGATGAGCGCGCTATTTGGTTTGAGAATGAGCGTGGCGAACAGCAGAGTTATACATGGAAAACCTTGTGTGAGGCAGTTTCTAGCGTTCAACAATGGCTTGTCGATAGCGGTGTGGGTCAAGGGGATGTGGTTGCCGCGTATACCCCCTACCTGCCACAAACCGTAATAGCCATGCTCGCTACCACCAGCTTAGGGGCGATCTGGACGTCAACCTCGCCTGATTTTGGCGTTGAGAGTGTGATTGAGCGGTTTGGCCAAGTGAAACCCAAGGTGTTGTTCACCTGTGATGGCTATACCTTCAATGGCAAAACGTTCGATATGACGGACAAGAATAGTGAAATCATCGAGCACTTAAACGCGCTAAAACAGGTGTGTCAGATCGGTTATTTGAAACCGACTCGTGATTTAGAGAAGAATGACTTTGAAAATGATGTGTCGACCCAAAGCTGGCACAGCATCATTAATCACTATCAGCCAAAACCTGTGCAATTTGTGCGTGTCGGCTTCAATGAACCATTGTTTGTGCTCTACTCTTCCGGCACCACAGGCAAGCCTAAATGTATTGTCCACTCTGTTGGCGGCACTACCATCAACCACCTAAAAGAGCATCAACTTCATTGCGATGTTAAGCCAAACGATCGCGTGTTCTACTACACCACATGTGGTTGGATGATGTGGAACTGGCACGTATCTGCGCTCGCTAGCGGCGCTTGTTTGGTGATCTTTGATGGCAGCCCAGTTTACCCGCAACCCAATGTACTGTGGGACTTGGCACAGCGTACCGATGTGTCGCTGTTTGGTACCTCAGCCAAGTATCTAGAAGCGATTGAGAAGTCAGAACTCTCGCCAACCGAAAGCCATTCTCTTCCTCACTTAAGAACGCTGTGCTCGACGGGTTCTGTGCTTTATCCAGAGCAGTTCGATTACGTCTACAAACACATCAAACAAGACCTGCATTTAGCGTCCATTTCTGGCGGCACGGATATTTGTGGATGCTTTGTGTTGGGTAACCCAATCTCGCCAGTGTATCGCGGTGAGTGCCAACAGGCAGGGCTCGGAGTCGACATAAAGGTGTTCAATTCGACTGGTTATAAAGTCAATCACGAACGTGGCGAACTGGTGTGTACCAACTCCCTCCCCAACTTCCCTGTTGGCTTCTGGAATGACACCGGAGAGCGCTATCACAGCACTTATTGGGATAGGTTCGATAATGTGTGGCATCACGGGGACGAGGTCGCACAGAGCGTACATGGCGGCTATCTGTTCTATGGACGAGGCGACACCACACTTAACCCTGGTGGGGTAAGAATTGGTACTGCCGAGATCTACCAGCAAGTGAACACCATTGAGGGCATCATCGATTCCATCGCCGTTGGTAAAGATGTCGACCGCAATGAGCAGATATGGCTGTTTGTTCAGTTGCAGCAAGGCATAGCGTTGGATGACCAGTTGGTGACAACAATTAAGAACAAACTCAAGTCATCTTGCTCACCAAGGCATGTGCCGAGCCAAATTTTTACTATCAGCGATGTGCCAAAAACACGCTCAGGAAAACTGGTGGAATTGGCAGTGAAACAGATAGTGAATGGTAAACCCGTCGAGAACCTCGGGGCTATTGCTAACGCCGAAGTCTTAGAAGAGATAAAACGCGTTGTTTCGCTCTAA